The following are encoded together in the Echinicola jeungdonensis genome:
- a CDS encoding acyl-CoA dehydrogenase family protein, with protein MTEPGAGSDLQNIKSRAIDQGGYYTLSGTKTFITNGYLSDVVVVAAKTDPSKGARGISLFVVDKEMQGLPKEFHLKKSACMHRILVNCFSRKSKFPKKTYWGSLEEVLPT; from the coding sequence ATGACGGAGCCAGGAGCAGGAAGTGATTTGCAAAATATTAAATCCAGAGCTATTGACCAGGGAGGATATTATACCCTTAGTGGAACAAAAACTTTTATTACCAATGGCTACCTAAGTGATGTCGTTGTAGTTGCTGCAAAAACTGACCCTAGTAAAGGAGCTAGGGGGATTAGCTTATTTGTGGTGGATAAGGAAATGCAAGGTTTACCAAAGGAGTTCCATTTAAAAAAGTCGGCCTGCATGCACAGGATACTTGTGAATTGTTTTTCGAGGAAGTCAAAGTTCCCAAAAAAAACTTATTGGGGGAGCCTGGAAGAGGTTTTACCTACCTGA